The following is a genomic window from Bacteroidota bacterium.
GGAACATTCGCGCCGCACGCAATCACTTCAAGTCCGTTCCCGCACAGCGCATCGATCTGTTCTTTCGTGATGAGACGGGAAGCTGCAGCAGGAATGAATATTTCCGCCCCGGCATTCCACGCTTTTTTCTGAAGCTCATCAGGAGAAAGCATATTTTCTGTTTGGAGCTTATTTCCCTGCTTGGTGAGAAATAATTTTTTTACGGCGTGAAGATCGAGTCCTTTTTCATTTACAATTCCGCCTTCACGATCAATGATAGCGGTGATCAATGCGCCATCCTGCGCGAGATAATATCCTGCAGCCGATGCCACATTTCCCCATCCCTGAATGATCACTCTTTTTCCTTTCACACTTCCGCCCCACACTTTGTAGTAATGACGAACCGATTCTGCAACACCGTAACCGGTGATCATGTCAGAGATCGTATTGCCCGGACCGGGAGTAAAATGTTCATCCAGAATTTTTTTTGTAACACCGTCCTGCAGATTTTTTATTCTTCGCACCGCACTTTCATCATCGGCGCCGAAATGTCCGCGCACAACACCTTGCTGCGGATGGCGCAATCCATAACGGCCGGTAATATCAATCACATCATGAATTTCATCTACGTTCAGATCTCCGCCCGTTCCATAATAATTTTTCAGCAGTGGCATTACGGCTTTGAACCAGCGCTCAAGTACACCGCGTTTTCTCGGATCATTCGGATCAAAATTTATTCCTGATTTTGCTCCGCCGATAGCAGGGCCAGCCACAGTGAATTTCACTTCCATTGTTTTTGCAAGCGATTCCACTTCTCTCCGATCGAGGCCTTTTCTCATTCTTGTTCCACCACCTGCAGCTCCACCGCGCAACGAATTGATGACCACCCAGCCCTCTGCTTCCGTTTCAGAATCTTTCCATTCGTAAACGATCTCCGGCCTTTTATTCTCATACTGCTCAAGAAGGTCTTTCATGGAAAATTTATTGAGGTGCAAAAATACAAAATGAGATCGAGGATTTCCATTTCATTTCGACAAGGACTAGAGGCTGTCTAAAATTCATTTTTTGGAATTGTTATGCGCCATTTTTGTTCATCCTTCGTTGCATTTCTTGGCCGTAGTCGCTCCACTATGGCCTGCAAAATGCGCCTCGGCTGAACAAAAATGGCATCATAACAATTCCAAAAAATGAATTTTAGACAGCCTCTAAACTTCAGAAAAAAAACTTTTCAAAAAAATGAAGAAATGTGTAAAACGAAAAAAATCCTTTTAACTTTAACCATCAAATCATCAAAGCGATGAAGAAGCAATCAAAACCAACCCGGGCAGAAATTCTCAAGCAGGCGCAGCGTCCTGCAGCGAAAATTTCAAAAGCAAAACATGCTGCCGAGGAAGATGATGAAGAAGATCTTCCGGTTGATGAATATGAAAAGCCCGATGAGGATGATGAAGCGTCCGATATTGATGATGATTCAAAAATGAAACTGGAAGATGTGAGTCTCGACGACCTTGATCTTGATGATGAAGAGGAATATTACCCCGAAGATTTTTAAGGTCACGAATTACGAATATTTACTGCTATGCGGATCGCAGATCTGTTTTAATCAATAGATGTAGAATCGCTTTGTCTCACATCCTCGATCGGTATATCTGCATTTATCCCTCTATCTGGAATAATCAGTACCCTATGAAAAAAGTTCCCCGCCACAACTGTCTCTCTGCGCACCGGTAACACTTGAGAGAATATTTATTTCATTTTTCATTCTCAATAATCCAAGCAGGGCGAATATCAGCGCCTCTTTAAAATCGATTGTTAGCTGATCCGGAATGATGATTTCTGTTTTACATTTTTCTTTTATTTGTTCAACCAGGAAATCATTGTGCGTGCCTCCGCCCGTAAGCAGTAATTTTCCCTTCCTGCAATGATAAGAAAGCTGTTGCGCAATATGTTCAGTGAATGTGCAAAGAAGATCTTCCGTTTTATATTTCGTATCCAGCAAAGGAAAAATATTCTGTTCCACCCATTCTCTGCCCAATGATTTCGGCGGTGGCTGTTGGTAAAATGAAAGCGAATTCAATTTCTCAATTAATCCGGGAATGGCTTTTCCCGAAGAAGAAAGTTTTCCGTTCTCATCAAAATTCTTTCCGGTTCTTTTCGCAAGAAAATTCAAAACATAATTTACCGGGCAAATATCAAACGCAATTCGTTTATTATTTTTCTCAAATGAAATATTCGCAAAGCCGCCGAGATTCAGACAAAGATCGTATTCGCCGAAAAGTAATTTATCACCAATAGGAACGAGCGGCGCGCCTTGTCCGCCCAATGCAACATCGCCCGAACGGAAATCGCTCACGACTGGAATTTTACAGAGCGCATGAATTTTTTTTCCATCACCAAGCTGGAAAGTGTAACCTGCATCCGGCCGGTGATAAATAGTGTGGCCGTGCGAAGAAATCAGAACCGGTTTTTTTATTTTATTTTTTTCCAAGAATGAATTTACCGTTTCTCCAATGAAAATTCCGTATTCTTCATGCAATTCCATCAGCGCAGCGCCACTCGACCGTTCAGCACGTTTTAAATTTTCAAGCCACTTTTCAGAATAAGAAATAGTTTCGGCAGCAAGGATTTTGTAATTCCATTTTCCGGCATTTTCAGAAAATTCAGTAAGGCAAATGTCCATTCCATCGAGCGAAGTGCCCGACATGATTCCGACGACAAAGGTTTTATTTTCCAAATGGGAATGAATGGTGAATTTTCACGAATATACGAATCGTATAGACCGGCGTTTCAACTGTCGCTTCGGGTAATCTGTGGCTTCATACTTCGCATATTCGGATAGATTCGCAATTCGTCCCTCCCCCAATGAAATTCACTCCCAAAATCTTATCTTTGTTTCATGTCACACACTCTTACAGAAATAACCGCCGGATTGAATTTTGAACTTTCCGAAGAACATTTGATGATTCAAAAAGCGGCGCGCGATTTTGCACACAATGAATTGAAGAAAGGTGTCATCGAACGCGACGAACATCAGAAATTTCCAAAAGAACAGGTGAAGATGATGGGTGAACTCGGTTTTCTCGGAATGATGGTCGATCCGAAATATGGCGGTGGCGGAATGGATACAATCTCGTACGTGCTTGCCATGGAAGAAATTTCTAAAATAGATGCGTCCTGCTCCGTGATCATGTCGGTAAATAATTCACTCGTGTGCTGGGGAATCCAGGAATTCGGAACCGAAGAACAGAAACAGAAATATTTAATTCCGCTTGCAAAAGGAGAAATCATCGGCGCATTCTGTTTGTCAGAACCGGAAGCAGGATCGGATGCAACTTCACAGAAAACAACAGCGAAAGATTGCGGCGATTATTATTTGCTTAACGGAACAAAGAACTGGATCACCAATGGAGGAAGCGCTTCCGTTTATCTCGTGATCGCGCAAACCGATATTGACAAAGGACACAAAGGCATCAACGCATTCATCGTGGAAAAAGGAATGCCGGGATTTGTTGTCGGCCCAAAAGAAAATAAAATGGGAATCCGGGCGAGCGACACGCATTCACTTATGTTCACCGATGTGAAAGTTCCGAAAGCAAATCGAATTGGCGAAGACGGATTCGGTTTCAAATTCGCAATGAAAACTTTGACTGGCGGAAGAATTGGTATCGCATCACAAGCGCTCGGTATCGCATCAGGCGCGTACGAACTCGCGCTCGCGTATTCGAAAGAAAGAAAAGCTTTTGGAAAAACTATCAATCAACACCAGGCCATCGCATTCAAACTCGCAGACATGGCTACTGAAATTGATGCAGCGCGATTGTTGTGTTTGAAAGCAGCTTGGCATAAAGACATGCACATGGATTATACCATCTCATCTGCGATGGCGAAGTTGTATGCATCACGCGTTGCGATGTGGGTGACTACAGAAGCGGTGCAAGTGCATGGCGGATACGGTTACGTAAAAGAATATCACGTAGAGCGTTTGATGCGCGATGCAAAAATTACACAGATCTACGAAGGAACAACGGAGGTGCAGAAGATCGTTATCTCGAGAGGGATCCTGGGATAATTACAGAATTACAAATTACAGATGAAGGTTGACTCAGGTCAGCCTTTTTCTTTGCGCAAACTTTGTGTCTTCGCGTGAAATGATGTGGAGCAAGATCTCCGGTGCAGCAAAATACCACCTGTCCCGCTATCCGCTTTACTTCGTGCCGCTTCTATCGGGGCTGTGAAAGTTGGTTCGGTGCAGCAAAAAATTAGCGTGAATCCGCGACAACTTCCATCTTCATTCCTCTCGAACCCTTGATCAGTATCAAACTATTCTGAGGATTCTCTTTCTTCAACCACTCGCCGGCGGCAACAGAATCATTCACACGTATTCCTCTGAAATCATCTTTCGTCGCCGCAAAGTGTTTTCCAACAAATACAACTTTTACGTCCTGAGCTTGTCGAAGGATCAACTTTTCTCCAATAAGATCCACTATGCGCTGATGTTCTTTCGCACTTTCTTCGCCGAGTTCAAACATATCTCCAAGCAACAGAATTTTATGCTCCGCTTTCATCTTTGCAAGATTAGTGATCGCCGCTTCCATGCTCGACGGATTCGCATTGTAATAATCAAGGATGAATGTATTCGTCCCCCGTTTTTCCATTTGCGATCGATTTATATCCGGAATATAATCCGCGATCGCATCATCAATTTCATTCGCAGGAATTCCAAAATAATTTCCCACAGCACAAGCCGCCAGCAAATTCGGAAGATTGTATTCGCCGGTGAGATGAGTGGCCACTTCGTGCGAAGAAATTTCTTTTGTCTTCCAAATGAATTTCACGAACGGATCGCTGCTAATAATTTTTCCATTTACTGAAGCATTTTCAGAAACTCCATACGTGACTACTTTCAATCCTTGCGCGCGTTTCACAATTTGTTCATCATCTGAAAAAACAAAAGCAACACCCTGCCCGACTTTGTCATTCAGGCGGGCATTTCTCTTTCTGAGATCATCAAACAATTCTGTTTTCCCTTTCAGTACGCCTTCCGCTCCGCCGAATCCTTCGAGATGGGCAAGCCCGATGTTGGTGATCAATCCGAAATCAGGTTCGGCGATCGAACTCAGTAACTCAATTTCTCCCAAATGATTCGCGCCCATTTCAATCACAGCAAACTGGTGTTCTTTTTTCAATTGCAATAAAGTGAGTGGAACTCCGATGTGATTATTCAGATTTCCATTGGTGAAGTGTGTGCGAAATTTTTTCGCGAGAACGCGCGCTATCAATTCTTTCGTGGTGGTCTTTCCATTGCTGCCGGTGAGTGCAAGTACTTTCAGCTTATTTTTTCCCAACTCCCGGCGGTGATGATTCGCCAATTGCTGGAGCGAACGGAGAACATCATCAACCAGGATCGTCTTTTCATTTTTGAGAAAAGTTTTGTTATCGATCACGGCGAACGCAGCACCTTTTTTCAGCGCATCATCTGCAAATTTATTTCCGTCAAAATTCCCACCCTTCAAAGCAAAGAAGATACAACCCGGAATAATACTCCTCGTGTCTGTCGAAACGAAAGGATGCTGAAGAAATATTCTATAAATATTTTCTGTTATCACAACGTCTTTAAAAGAAGAACGCTCCAAGTTAAATACAAGGAGCGTTCTGAAATGAAAGCCGATAATTTATTTTCCGCCTAATCCTACAGGAGAACCAACGCGGTCCATTGCACAGCGGAATCCGATCCACGCTGTTGCCTGGTTTTGGTCAAGGAATCTACGCGTTCCAGGAACCATCCAGTAAGCGCGATCATGCCACGATCCTCCTTTGTACACATGTGCTTTATCATTGACAAGCGAATAAACTCCGTACTCATACATGAGTTTGTTTGCGCTTACGCTGGAAGGATCTGTATAATAAACCGAAGAGTTTCCATCACCATCATTGAAGTTGATGTTATCAGCGTATTTATAATTACGGCGAGTTTCAAGTTTGTCTTCTTTGTATTTCAGATCCACGTTACGATAACGGATAGCGCCAGGGATGCTTACGATGTTGCTGTCTTTATCATAACGAACAGAATCTTCAACGATAACTGTTTTCGTTGCGAAAGTATTAATCGTATCCTGCAACTGGGTCTTGAAAACATTACCACGGAATGAGCGGAAATCATCAGCATCAGTTTGTGTAAGCGGACGATAAACATCCAGCACCCATTCTGAAACGTTACCTGCCATGTTATAAAGGCCATAATCATTCGGCCAATAAGAATAGACAGGAGCAGTAATATCAGCAGCGTCATTCAACATTCCGGCAGTTCCCATATTGTCACCGTTAGAACGTTTGTAGTTTGCCAGCATCTGGCCAATGTAACGTTCATCAGGATTACGAACGGAATGTCCGTTCCATGGATAAAGTCTGCGATCCGTGATACGCTCTCCAAGTGTATTTCCGATAAGACCATATGCAGCATATTCCCATTCTGCTTCTGTTGGCAGACGATACTTCGGTAGAAGAATTCCGTCTTCCATACGAACCATGCGATCCTCAGGACCGGTAGGATTAAGAGAAGGAATATTCTGAACAACGTTTCCTACAAATGGATTGTCAGCTTTTGTTCCGGCGAGATAGTGATCTGTGTT
Proteins encoded in this region:
- a CDS encoding amino acid dehydrogenase, with translation MKDLLEQYENKRPEIVYEWKDSETEAEGWVVINSLRGGAAGGGTRMRKGLDRREVESLAKTMEVKFTVAGPAIGGAKSGINFDPNDPRKRGVLERWFKAVMPLLKNYYGTGGDLNVDEIHDVIDITGRYGLRHPQQGVVRGHFGADDESAVRRIKNLQDGVTKKILDEHFTPGPGNTISDMITGYGVAESVRHYYKVWGGSVKGKRVIIQGWGNVASAAGYYLAQDGALITAIIDREGGIVNEKGLDLHAVKKLFLTKQGNKLQTENMLSPDELQKKAWNAGAEIFIPAAASRLITKEQIDALCGNGLEVIACGANVPFADKEIFFGPVGEYADSKVSVIPDFISNCGMARVFAYLMGERVEMNDAAIFGDVSQTIHTALKKVHADSSSSKNIAKTAFVIALKELI
- a CDS encoding anhydro-N-acetylmuramic acid kinase, which encodes MENKTFVVGIMSGTSLDGMDICLTEFSENAGKWNYKILAAETISYSEKWLENLKRAERSSGAALMELHEEYGIFIGETVNSFLEKNKIKKPVLISSHGHTIYHRPDAGYTFQLGDGKKIHALCKIPVVSDFRSGDVALGGQGAPLVPIGDKLLFGEYDLCLNLGGFANISFEKNNKRIAFDICPVNYVLNFLAKRTGKNFDENGKLSSSGKAIPGLIEKLNSLSFYQQPPPKSLGREWVEQNIFPLLDTKYKTEDLLCTFTEHIAQQLSYHCRKGKLLLTGGGTHNDFLVEQIKEKCKTEIIIPDQLTIDFKEALIFALLGLLRMKNEINILSSVTGAQRDSCGGELFS
- a CDS encoding acyl-CoA dehydrogenase, yielding MNFELSEEHLMIQKAARDFAHNELKKGVIERDEHQKFPKEQVKMMGELGFLGMMVDPKYGGGGMDTISYVLAMEEISKIDASCSVIMSVNNSLVCWGIQEFGTEEQKQKYLIPLAKGEIIGAFCLSEPEAGSDATSQKTTAKDCGDYYLLNGTKNWITNGGSASVYLVIAQTDIDKGHKGINAFIVEKGMPGFVVGPKENKMGIRASDTHSLMFTDVKVPKANRIGEDGFGFKFAMKTLTGGRIGIASQALGIASGAYELALAYSKERKAFGKTINQHQAIAFKLADMATEIDAARLLCLKAAWHKDMHMDYTISSAMAKLYASRVAMWVTTEAVQVHGGYGYVKEYHVERLMRDAKITQIYEGTTEVQKIVISRGILG
- a CDS encoding UDP-N-acetylmuramoyl-tripeptide--D-alanyl-D-alanine ligase, which gives rise to MITENIYRIFLQHPFVSTDTRSIIPGCIFFALKGGNFDGNKFADDALKKGAAFAVIDNKTFLKNEKTILVDDVLRSLQQLANHHRRELGKNKLKVLALTGSNGKTTTKELIARVLAKKFRTHFTNGNLNNHIGVPLTLLQLKKEHQFAVIEMGANHLGEIELLSSIAEPDFGLITNIGLAHLEGFGGAEGVLKGKTELFDDLRKRNARLNDKVGQGVAFVFSDDEQIVKRAQGLKVVTYGVSENASVNGKIISSDPFVKFIWKTKEISSHEVATHLTGEYNLPNLLAACAVGNYFGIPANEIDDAIADYIPDINRSQMEKRGTNTFILDYYNANPSSMEAAITNLAKMKAEHKILLLGDMFELGEESAKEHQRIVDLIGEKLILRQAQDVKVVFVGKHFAATKDDFRGIRVNDSVAAGEWLKKENPQNSLILIKGSRGMKMEVVADSR
- a CDS encoding SUMF1/EgtB/PvdO family nonheme iron enzyme translates to MKKAVMPLMLVAGLSFLASCQKERSNVTGWNYNDPDNGGFEVVPYEEQETGPGLVFIEGGTFTMGRVEQDVNYDWNNQPRRVTVSSFYIDETEVRNLDYLEYLYWTDRVFAADYPEIYVSALPDTLVWREKLAYNEPYVLYYLRHPSYRDYPVVGVNWLQACNFCSWRTDRVNEFILVREGILDWDPAAVNEATFNTDHYLAGTKADNPFVGNVVQNIPSLNPTGPEDRMVRMEDGILLPKYRLPTEAEWEYAAYGLIGNTLGERITDRRLYPWNGHSVRNPDERYIGQMLANYKRSNGDNMGTAGMLNDAADITAPVYSYWPNDYGLYNMAGNVSEWVLDVYRPLTQTDADDFRSFRGNVFKTQLQDTINTFATKTVIVEDSVRYDKDSNIVSIPGAIRYRNVDLKYKEDKLETRRNYKYADNINFNDGDGNSSVYYTDPSSVSANKLMYEYGVYSLVNDKAHVYKGGSWHDRAYWMVPGTRRFLDQNQATAWIGFRCAMDRVGSPVGLGGK